The Aliiroseovarius pelagivivens DNA segment GGGCTGCCACCAAGTCCTGCGCCCGAAACCCGGTGATTGCTGCGTGTTCTGTTCCTATGGGACCGTCGCGTGCCCGCCGATCCAAAACGGAGAAAGCTGTTGTTCGTGAAACTTGCTGACCATCTGAACAGTGGACTGCGCAAAGTTCCGGTCTGGCTTGTCTATGCGC contains these protein-coding regions:
- a CDS encoding GDCCVxC domain-containing (seleno)protein — translated: MQIESISELTCPSCGHKSREEMPSDACMFFFECKGCHQVLRPKPGDCCVFCSYGTVACPPIQNGESCCS